TGCCGACACCGGCCATCAACAGCACCGCCAGCAGCACGATGATGCGCTGCTCGATGGCGAATTGGATAAGGCGCTCAAACATGGGGAATCACTCGCAGGATCAATGGGCGTGCTCGGCCGAGCCTTTACCCAGTTCGGACTTGAGGATGAAGCTGCCGACGGTGGCCACCTGCGCTCCGGCCTCAAGGCCCTGGCGCACTTCGACGTAGCCGTTTTCGCTCACACCGAGTTCAAGGTGGCGGGTGATAAAGCCATCCGCAGTGCGCACGAACACCGAGGGTTTGTCCTCGACAGTCTGGATTGCGGTTTGCGGCACGGTGACCTTGGCCTGGTAGGTATCGGTGGCCAATTGCACCGTCACAAACAGGCCCGGGCGCCAGGCGTCGTCGGGGTTGGGCACGCTCACGCGCACGGTGGCGGTACGCGTCTGCTCGCCGAGCAAGTTGCCCACGTAGGCCACGGAGCCCTGCACTTCAGTGCCCATTTCCGTGGAGATGACCTTCACTGGTTTGCCGACCCGAACCTTGTTCAAATCCTTGGGAAACACACCGAAGGTGACCCACACCTGGGACAAGTCCGAGAGCGTGAAGGCGTTGCTGGTCTCGCTGACCACTTCGCCGACGCCGAGGTGTTTTTCCACCACCACGCCGGCAAACGGCGCACGCAGTTCATAACGATTGCCACCGACCAGGACCGCGCTGCCGCTGAGGGCGGTCATCTTCTGGCGCGCATTGTTCAGGGCGATTTCGGCCTCTTGCAAGGTCTGTCGCGCCAGCAGGTAATCCTGTTCGGCAGAGATTTCGTCCTTCCACAATTGGCGTTCGCGCTGGAAGGTGGTGCGCGCCAATTCAACTCGGCGCTCGCTGGCCGCCAGCTCGCTGCGCTGGTCGGAAATCTGCTGGCTGGAGATCACCGCCAACAGCTCGCCTTTCTTCACCGACTGGCCAAGGTTGACCTTGACCGCCTCCACCACACCGGCCGCACGCGGGACGATGTGCGAAGTGCGGTCCTCGTCGAAACGCACTTCCCCCGGCAGCGTCAGCACCGTGCTGATCGAGCGCGGTTGGGCCTGGGCGAGCTGGATACCGGCGGCC
The window above is part of the Pseudomonas sp. KBS0710 genome. Proteins encoded here:
- a CDS encoding efflux RND transporter periplasmic adaptor subunit; its protein translation is MKHKHGVALAVALSLLLSGFAVADEEEGALELTEQQIQAAGIQLAQAQPRSISTVLTLPGEVRFDEDRTSHIVPRAAGVVEAVKVNLGQSVKKGELLAVISSQQISDQRSELAASERRVELARTTFQRERQLWKDEISAEQDYLLARQTLQEAEIALNNARQKMTALSGSAVLVGGNRYELRAPFAGVVVEKHLGVGEVVSETSNAFTLSDLSQVWVTFGVFPKDLNKVRVGKPVKVISTEMGTEVQGSVAYVGNLLGEQTRTATVRVSVPNPDDAWRPGLFVTVQLATDTYQAKVTVPQTAIQTVEDKPSVFVRTADGFITRHLELGVSENGYVEVRQGLEAGAQVATVGSFILKSELGKGSAEHAH